The following is a genomic window from Zalophus californianus isolate mZalCal1 chromosome 10, mZalCal1.pri.v2, whole genome shotgun sequence.
AAAAAGATATTACAGAGGgccaatttaattaaaaacaggtaatataaatataaaataatagctaataaagTCACCTCCTATTAACTTTAATACTAGTTAGGGaagagtggcacctgggtggctcaagtcggttaagcgtctgcctttggctcagatcatgagcccagggtcctgggatcaagtcccacatcgggctccttgctcagcggggagcctgcttctccctctgcctgcctccccctctttgtgctctctctctttctcactcactttctctcaaataaataaataaaatcttaaaaaaattaatagaatatttAATACTAGTTAGGGAAGAATGTTTTAATCAAAGCTTTACAAACACTATGTATCATTTTCAGAGTCTTAAGACAGTGAGTAAACTTTTCAACGGTAAGAAAAGTGTCTTATTAGGGTCTCAAAGCACCCAAGAACACTAACCCTTTGCCTTTGCACACAGTGGGCACTGAGCTGAGGAACAAAAAGCATTACAATGAGGTGGTAGTTGGAGAGCTATTCTCTGAAACCTGAATTTTAAACAAATGCAAAGGCATCATGGTGTTGAATTTAACAAATCAGTAACATTAATTCTGGCCCAATTTAGTAACACCAATAGATACCTAGTTCTAACCccccatttttaaatacattattaactttaaaagtaggttaaaatgaattttttactttttcccttcatcggtttattttttttacttaagacaTGAACTTTAATGTAGTTTTCcagtaatacattttaaaattctaaaaatagtatatttaaCAATTTTCGATAAATCAGAAGGTGCAGGCAATGCAATCCGCATGGCTGAGAATTCTTTTGGAGCACATtggttttattagtttttgtttattttttaatggagcacctcaaatataaacaattattccTAACACCAATATAATACAACTAGCTAATAACAATATCATCTTGACTGCAAGATGATACATCCTGGGTTTTGCTCATGTTCATTATTCtactttatttgcttatttatttatattttcattggtttgtttTCTAAAAGACTTCATACGACCTCATTTCAAAATGAAGGCTTTTATCTGGATCCTTAGTGTGCTATTCTTCCTACTAATGGGCATTGGACACTGCAGAGGAGGCcagctcaaaataaaaaaaacaacgcAGAGAAGATACCCCCGTGCCACAGATGGTAAAGAGGAAGTAAAGAAATGTGCATATACATTCCTGGTCCCTGAACAAAAAATTACAGGGCCAATTTGTGTCAATACCAAAGGGCAAGATGCAAGTACCATTAAAGACATGATCACcaggatggaccttgaaaacctAAAGGATGTGCTCTCCAGGCAGAAGCGGGAGATAGACGTCCTGCAGTTGGTGGTGGATGTAGATGGAAACATTGTCAATGAGGTAAAGCTACTGAGAAAAGAAAGCCGTAACATGAACTCGCGTGTTACTCAACTCTATATGCAACTACTACATGAGATTATCCGTAAGAGGGATAATTCACTTGAACTTTCCCAGTtggaaaataaaatcctcaaTGTCACTACAGAAATGCTGAAGATGGCAACAAGGTACAGGGAACTAGAGGTAAAATACGCTTCCTTGACTGATCTCGTCAATAACCAGTCTGTGATGATCACTTCATTGGAAGAACAGTGCTTGAAGGTATTTTCCCGACAAGACCCCCATGTGTCTCCTCCTCTTGTCCAGGTAGTGCCACAGCACATTCCTAACAGTCATCAGTACACTCCCGGACTGCTGGGAGGAAACGAGATACAGAGGGATCCAGGTTATCCCAGAGACTTAATGCCACCACCTGATCTGGGAACTTCTCCTACCAGAAGTCCCTTCAAGATACCACCAGTAACTTTCATCAATGAAGGTAAGTTACCTCTTACTGTTAAAAATGGAAGTATGAGGTTAATATGTTTTATGGTTTATGAAACAATGCACATAATAAGCCCTTACTCTTCATCCTGGTGATGTAATTATACatggacatttttgttttctattaatcAAGAAGTGAACTTAAATACTTCTCTCAGCTCCGAGTCTAAGGGTTCCCCAAAACTGTATTCTGTGAGGAAAGTATTGCCTTCCAACCAAATTCTTACAATCTAAGTTACTAGCATTAAGACAGGAATGAGTCCACAATCCACTTCTAACCTCTACAACCATCCTATCCGCCTCCAGCTAGATCCTCTTGCTGCTCTTCTCATTCTCCTCCTTTCCAAAGGGAACAAATAAAAAGTTGCTTTCACTCTCCTTAAGCCTATAATTAGACTTCCTCTTTACCTCCACTCTCAGAAACACACTGTCTACTGCTGTACTGAGATGTCTACTCAGGTCCAAGgttccttgttctttcttatcTTGAAAACATCTGCACAACACCCATGCTTTCTTGTCCTCAGTCTTAAGAGGAAAAGGTATCCCTTCTATTTTCCAAGGCTAAACAAACTACAATCTGTATCATATACCCAGTTTTCACCAAGATATCAAAAAACCCTAGAATTGATCCTAATATCCGTTGctctatttcttctctccttccttcctcccttatcGATCACTCATCTAAGTGCCCAGAATACGAAGATGAATAATCCACCACTGGTTTAGTAAGTTCACTGCtagctttctaaatattttaattttattttaccccTGCATCCATTTTCTCATAAAGCATTCTCCTGAATTCTTTACAGGTTGATTTGTTTCctcagagtggaaagaaaagCCCAAAtgcccaaaattaaaaaataaatcacagttcATTCACTTATTGAAAAGGCAGCACATAAAACTGCACATGGACTatggaataattttaaacaacaagaaacaaagaCTGGAAATACACATAGCATAAAATATCTCTCTGCAGCAATGGACACCACTGACCATTCACATCTCTTGTTTTCCTGGGCCTCCACATCATAATATTCCGACTCTTCCCACTTCTCCAGGTCCTTCATTTGCATCTTCTTCCACTCCTACAGCTTAAAAAGTTTTCCTCAAGATTCTCTATTTTACAGGTCTCACATACCTTCAAGGCTCCAAGTATCATCACTGCTCAAATGCCTCCTGCCTGGAGCTCTCCCTCCTGATTCTAACCAATGCTGAATGTTGGCATCTGGATGTTCTACCATCACTTCACACGGCGCTGCTTCCTCCCCTGAAATGCCTTCTTCCAGCTTATCTGTCAACCTGGCAGATTTCAAGGCTTAAGTAAAATATTATCTTAAATGTTACACATTCCTAGATTCAAACAAACAGATCTCGATGGCTCTTTCCCCAAACTGCTAACTACGCCTTGAACACATTTTCTGTATCACATTACACTAGGGTTGTTTGCATGTCTGTCTCCTGCTAGACTGAACGCTTCTGGAAGAAAGTgaactgtgttttcatttttctatctcaAACACATAGCCAAAATCAAGCTTTGGCACATTGTGCTCAGCATATTTTAAGCACTACAATAGATATCTGAggcatgagtgaatgaataactAAAGCCTAAAATAATCTCTTTCCCAACCTAGGATTTTCCTTCTAGAAGTAATTATTATAGAGGTAATACATATTTACCTTTgaagaaaatctagaaaatacTAATAAGCGTTTTAAAAAGCTTCATTGAGGGgcacctctgcctctgcctgcctctctgcctacttgtgctatttctgtcaaataaataaaaatcttaaaaaaaaaaaaaaaagcctcactgAATATccaaatagaaataaacaaaagttaaCATTTCGGTAATAACcttcaagtctttttttcctttcttgttaacACGGTAATCACTATTCTTGCAATTTTAAAGGataacttttgttctttttctttctctgtgattaTATCCTTAGGATAAACCTCCATTAGTAAGATTGATGGGTCATCtgattttgatttctcttttgtgaTTTATGCTGCTCCCTATTTCTGAATTTGCTTGGCTCATCTCTGTcacttccctcctgccccacacACGTAGTCAGCTaagttctatccatgttgcttTTCTTTCACGGACTTgtccctcatttttttcttttcttttttttaattttatttatttgagagagagggagagacagcacacacagggggaggggcagagacagagggagaagcaggctccccgctgagcagggaacctgatgcaggactcaatcccaggaccctgggatcatgacctgagccgaaggcagacgcttaaccgactgagccacccaggtgccccttgtcccTCATTTCTATTCAGGGACAGAACGCTAACTTAGATCCAAGTTATCTATGGCAGCAGCTGGAGGATAGAGACTTCTGGATTATTATAGCTCTGTAAccttgggggtgggtgggaaactgctcggtgcctcagtttcctcatctgtaaaaaaagaGGATATTAATTGTACTTACCTTACAGAATTTAACACTTGAggagtgcttagaacagtgcctggcactcaaaATGTTAACTCTTATTAGGAATGGTATAATAGCTTGTTGACTAGTCtaactccattttctctctccatcaaaatatattctatattgcCAACAGATCTATCTTCTTAAACTACTACTTTGATCACATCACACTTCTGCTCAGCGGTTCCCCATTACACACAGAAAATGTGCATTTTGCTTAGCCTGGGTAAGAACAATATCCTCCTCAAATGAAACCTACTTCTTTAACTTTCCTTCTATTAATTTCCTTCACAAAAACCATCTGCTTCAATAAAATGAATCAACTCATTGTctttgaaatatttatcatgctttCTACCTATTATAAGgctcagataaaataaaataaagtagcaaTTCCTCCTTGGAGCCCTTGTTGACTTCCTCAGGCTTAAAGTGATTGCTCCTCTCCATGAATCTCTTTTCTCtggaacataaaatatatacaacattcCTTATATTCCCTCTTGAATTATCAGTTATCTTTACATGTACTTACAGCACTCAAATACACATCTAAGTAAAATGCCTTCCAGCTATAATGTAAGCTCCTTCCTGGTAGATGGATATTTGcagatgctaaataaatgttggttaaCTTACTACATTTTTATAGAGCTTCCTAAAGTTTTCATTCCACAGACCTTCATGAAAGTACTTTAATACATTCTACTGTACTGGATTAATTCAATTTATACTGTTCTAACTCTCAGTAACAACAGGCTAAAATACCATTATGTTAGGTAAATGATGATCACTATTAACATCCTCACACCCTTTGATTTTCAAAGGAAAGATGTATATAAAATGATCCACTgggtatagaaagaaaaaatatgtattttttaatgatcttttaaaaagtatgtgtttTGTGTAAGCTTTTAATGTGTACAACTTCTCAGCAAAGTATTTattcatataacataaataaACTGAAGAGTGTGGAATTTTTAACTGAAGGAATGTACAATTATATAGGTATGGAGATGACCATCATGGAGTATTTTCTGTGGGTGTTGAATCTTAAGCAGATGGTATCATCAAGTTCTCGAAGAAATTATTATTCACATACTCATACACTGATACATTGAAAAATACTTACACAAAATGAGCTGTATCAGTTCTAGATTTTATTATACATTGAGCTGTAGTGCAGGAATAATCTTGTATTTCAGAATTAAATCCCATGCTAGGGATTTAGCATATAAAAGTCCCATTAAACagacttttgttttaatataacaATGGTTTTATATTCCCATTAACCAATCCTTAATGTAAAAATTAAGGGCAGATATAACTTCTGTTATTCACTATTTGTTGTCACAAGTAAACATTaacttttcacttattttattctataaatattggTCTTTGATATTCAAGGACATAATTAGCTACACTATAAGAATGGTCTTTAGAACACTAGCGAACATAAAAGGGAAAGTGCACAGAATTAAGAAAACTTGTTTCCTCTGTCCTTAACCTTGGGGAAGCGACTTTGCCAGTCTAGATCTGTTCTCTCATGTGTATAATGAGACGCTGGTTGGACTGGACAATTCTAACATCACGTCCTATTTCTAATATTCTATGATTCCTGTCAAATATAAGTGACTATAAGCAATGATTAAActtgccctttcttttctttatacatAATGTGCAAAAATCTGTGTTTATATTATTCTTATCAGACTGGAAAATATTTGGTTTGGGCTGTCTGGGCACTTGCACAAAAGGGGCAAAGACGGACGGTCCTGCTGTACTTACAGATGCTCTGGCACCAAGAAGTTTGTATTACTGCACGTGAGGGGGCGTGATCCAGAAGTCTAAAGTCCCTAAATGTATAATGtgtatgtattcttttataaGTGTTTTAGCCAGTCAGAAAAagtcaaatactgtatgattccactaatatgaggtacctagagaagccaaattcatagagatagaaagcgGAATGGCCGCTGGTGAATGGAAAATTGTTTAACGGGTCCGcggtttcagttctgcaagatgaaaggagttctggagattggttgtaCAATAAAGAGAAGGtataatgccactgaactgtacatttaaaaatgatgaagttGGTAAACTTTGTTATATATATCTTACCATTTTTCTAAAAGGGTGTTTTAatgacaattttatattttcttttaaaatggttaTAAGAAAAATGCACCTCAAAAGAACTTATTATGAACTTAAAGCAAATAAAGCAATACTTTtgttagattaaaaataattacctccAGAAACGTTACCCTCCCTTctagcttaaaaacaaaatgggaatgTAACTACACACCTGGCAAATTGCCATCAATAAAATTAACTGCTATTCAGTGGCTGCATTTTGGGTTagtcttttataaaagaaaacattactcTTTTACAAATGGTATATTCATGAAAATAAGTTTATTCCTTGTAGGTGGATGGACTTGAGAAAGTTCCTTCACACAGTGTATTAGGGCACAGATCTGAGTATCAGGAAATTTGGATTTTGTCAAGACTTTGTTGCCTCTTTTGTAAGAAAGATTGCTGTGGTGAATAAATGAGGTGACGCACATAAACATGCTTTGTGTATGGTCTGACCATCAATTATTCCATTTCTCTGTGCCCTTCCCTTTATGGGCCTTGCTATGCCATGTATGGGGACATAAACTGTaaccttaaaaagttaaatctgAAAAGCAGTCATTAGAAACCTAATATGTTTTTTAGTGGATAAGCtaattttcaagtatttataAGGCTTCTTATTGGTAAATTTTAAAGACACAACTGGTTTCGGTGGAATACTTatattaacacttaaaaaaaagaaaaactaaagactGTTTAGATAAAAATGGGCTGTTGGAAGAGGACTCTTGTTACAGTTATGAGAAACAATTGATAAACtcttgtaattaaaaattaaagtttgggATGCAAACTACATTTGAAACTTATAGATTAATAAACATAGTAATCCATACTATTAGAAGAATCTATTATCGCTTCAAAAAGTATTTGCCTCAAACTTCCCATTCTGAAATGCTGTCAAATATGTTTATCTTATACTTAGCtcacaacccaattaaaaagtttACCTCTCAGAAAGATTTTACTCGCTGACCAATTATTTGAAAGCTCTAAACTGATTATCTTTTTTGTCCTGTTTCTCCTATCACAAAGAGCACAGGGTTGGggcaaagtaagaaaataaatgactttaaaaaggGAAGGTTTTACCTTTTAACTTAAGCAATTAAACAGTTGTTTTACAGAAAAAAGACAGGTATGTTAAAGATGGTTCCCAGTAAAGGTATAGTCAAAGTATGAAAGAAAttttgttgggcacctgggtggctcagttggttaaacgactgccttcggctcaggttatgatcccggagtcctgggattgagtcccacatcgggctctcccttctctgtggggaggctgcttctccctctgcctctgcctgccactccccctgcttgtgctcactctctctctctctctctctctctgtgtcagataaataaataaaatctttaaaaaatcaaaataaaaaaagaaaaattttgttaaCCCACTCTTCTGGTCAAAATATAGGTTCTTAATGAAAAATACATGTTGGGAAATAATGTGGCATGACTGGCCAATATTTTTCTATGAATCAGATCTATTAACTGGAGTTTGTTAGTCCTATACCCATACAAACTTTAATCATCAAATAAACTGAGGAAGAAAGACACTGGTCCTTCAAATTCAATGTACAGAATTCCAGTTTCCTGCATTGAGAAGAGTCTAATTGCGTGTCAACGAAGATGAAGACTATTTCAAGATTACTCAATGCAAGAAAAAGGTTAataaaattcctattttaaaagaaaggtacTTCCAGTCTATACCCTATGTGCACCATTACGAACAAATTCctgatatatgtcaattaatttATTCCTAATAATATGCAAACCTGCAAGTTAAATTTGACCTCTCAAAAACAAAGGTGTTACTTGTACTAGGCAATGATTTTTATAGTAAAGtagtaaaacatttaatttaagaATGTCTTATAATCTAACTCTAGAGCAGAAAGTAAATAACATATTCAAGTAGTAACGAAAAAATATTTCTGCCAAGATCAACAATACACACTGGCTAAGACAGGTTAAtggtttatttataaaaataaatacaaatactacattctaatatttattatctttactGAGGAGAAAAAAGTAGCTAAAAGCACTACTAATTTTATACACATGTTCTGGAAAAGGATTTCAACTAAATATTCCTAAGCCTTTTGATCAACTAAGTCTAACAGGCATCCAAACTGCAAATATGAAGCCCACCACAAACAAATGGGTTGAAaattaaagatcattttaaatgTGCCTAAAATGAAGTCTTATCAAACGAAAGCAGGATTTAGAAAGCCCAGCACTTTCCAATTTGCTTAAATATCCAAGGGCCTTCTAAATAGCAGAAAACAAATGCTATTTTACAAATACTTTGTTAACATTCAAAACCTtgatgtttctaaatattttacagcAATTCACATAACCTAATGAAAGTCCAACTGCtgaatatatacttaaatataaaatgtaaattgtcAAAACTATAGTCGAATGAGTACAGAGCAAACATTTACAAGGGTCACattcataaaataaacaatataaaggTGACATTTATAGAACAAGCAAATTTCtgaaatgagagaaatatttATGTGGATTCCAACAAGACTACTTCACGTGTGCATTAACTACAATAGAGTTTAAAATAAGAGCAATGTTCCTCAGATACCCTTGACTATTCTGGAAGTGACAACTTAGAAAAAGTCTGGCTACACGGAAGAAAATCAGTTTGAACTCTAGAGCCAACCTCAAGGGCTCCAAGTACCGCCCTTAGCCATTTACATTTCAGATGTATTAGACTTGTAGCTCCTCTATAACATCAAGCTCTCTTCTGATTCCCTCCCTCAGCTCAGGTGACTCGTGTGTGGCCGTGATCAGACTCCTGACCCCCACTAAGCCTAACTCCTCTTCAGTCTTCAAGATTCAGCTTACATATAGGTAGACTTTGATCTCTTTTCTGCCAATCTGCGTTAGCTATTTCTGGCCCGTGTTTCCATGTGCCCTGCAGAACTCTATCAAAATACCTGTCATATTGTCATGCAATTCTCTCTTTACTTGCCACTTCCCCCACTTCCCACTTGACTCTATGGTTGTTTCTTTACCCCTTGAGCCTAAAATTTTCTAGCCTATTGTAGATGCAGAAAAGACACATCtggaaaaaataatgtacaaCGGAGGAAATTCTGGAAACCACGGTGGCTACCAGGAATCAtttagttcaacaaatatttgcgtGTCTAAGTGGGCCTCACCTGTGTGGATAGGTAGACAACCAAAAGATACAGTGTTTGCCATGAGGAGTTGTATGAGTAAACAAATGCCTACATTACCATGTATTACACAAAGTAATCTAAGAATGGACCTGGAAATTAGACTTcacttttccttctatttcacTCCCAcgcataaaattaaaattctgtaaaTTTCATCCTATCTGAACTACAACCTTTCTATCCTTCTCTGACTTGACTACACTGtacatttctgaaatgtttaGTAGCTTATAATGGGATTGGtaaaaaagaagaatatcagTAAAACAAAGAGGTCATACTGGTTCATTTGGAGTTTTTCCAAGCTACA
Proteins encoded in this region:
- the ANGPTL1 gene encoding angiopoietin-related protein 1 isoform X2 produces the protein MHKDFIRPHFKMKAFIWILSVLFFLLMGIGHCRGGQLKIKKTTQRRYPRATDGKEEVKKCAYTFLVPEQKITGPICVNTKGQDASTIKDMITRMDLENLKDVLSRQKREIDVLQLVVDVDGNIVNEVKLLRKESRNMNSRVTQLYMQLLHEIIRKRDNSLELSQLENKILNVTTEMLKMATRYRELEVVPQHIPNSHQYTPGLLGGNEIQRDPGYPRDLMPPPDLGTSPTRSPFKIPPVTFINEGPFKDCQHAKEAGHSVSGIYMIKPENSNGPIQLWCENSLDPGGWTVIQKRTDGSVNFFRNWENYKKGFGNIDGEYWLGLENIYMLSNQDNYKLLIELEDWSDKKVYAEYSSFRLEPESEFFRLRLGTYQGNAGDSMMWHNGKQFTTLDRDKDMYAGNCAHFHKGGWWYNACAHSNLNGVWYRGGHYRSKYQDGIFWAEYRGGSYSLRAVQMMIKPID
- the ANGPTL1 gene encoding angiopoietin-related protein 1 isoform X1 produces the protein MHKDFIRPHFKMKAFIWILSVLFFLLMGIGHCRGGQLKIKKTTQRRYPRATDGKEEVKKCAYTFLVPEQKITGPICVNTKGQDASTIKDMITRMDLENLKDVLSRQKREIDVLQLVVDVDGNIVNEVKLLRKESRNMNSRVTQLYMQLLHEIIRKRDNSLELSQLENKILNVTTEMLKMATRYRELEVKYASLTDLVNNQSVMITSLEEQCLKVFSRQDPHVSPPLVQVVPQHIPNSHQYTPGLLGGNEIQRDPGYPRDLMPPPDLGTSPTRSPFKIPPVTFINEGPFKDCQHAKEAGHSVSGIYMIKPENSNGPIQLWCENSLDPGGWTVIQKRTDGSVNFFRNWENYKKGFGNIDGEYWLGLENIYMLSNQDNYKLLIELEDWSDKKVYAEYSSFRLEPESEFFRLRLGTYQGNAGDSMMWHNGKQFTTLDRDKDMYAGNCAHFHKGGWWYNACAHSNLNGVWYRGGHYRSKYQDGIFWAEYRGGSYSLRAVQMMIKPID